The sequence TATGGTATCCTGCTGCCTTGGTCAACCGGTTCATAATAGCCTGTCCCAAATGATCTCTGGAGAAACTTTCAGAAAAAATAAAATCCGCGTCCAGATCATCAAATTCCCTCAGTACTCCGTAAAGGTTATGGGCGATGGTCTCCTCCCTGGCACGTAGTCCCATGCTTCGTACCATTCCCTCAGGATAGCTTTCTTTCGTTTCTTCGGTACAGATGATCCCCACTCGAAACCCTTTGGAAAGCTTTTCTTCTGCCAGCCGGTTTATGGTCCGTATTACATTCTCTGTTTCACCCTCTACCAGAGTTAAGTCTGCTTTTGGCGCATAATGCTTATATTTCATACCAGGGGCCTTTGGCCTCACATCCGCTTTCATCGGCCCGGACACAATGGCAGGATCAAGAGGGACCTCTTGTCCAAGAACAGAAAAAGCCATTTCCTGTGTAATGGCTCCCGGCCTTAAAATCACCGGCTCGTCTCCTGATACATCAATGATCGTGGATTCCACTCCGATTCCTACGGCCCCTCCGTCTACGATCATATCAATCTTTCCATTCATATCCTGCCATACATGATCGGCTGTAGTGGGACTTGGCCTTCCGGAGGTATTGGCGCTTGGCGCTGCCACCGGCACCCCGGCCAAACGAATGAGAGCATTGGCTACCGGATCGGCAGGCATGCGCACTGCCACCGTATCAAGTCCTCCGGTAGTCCCATAGGGAACCAGTTCGCTTTTCGGGAAAATAAGGGTCAAAGGACCCGGCCAAAACGCTTCCATCAACCGTCTTCCTGCTTCGGGTATGACAGTAACCAGGGGAGGCAGATCATCAAAAGCTGCTATATGGGCGATCAGGGGGTTATCCGAGGGCCTGCCCTTTGCCGCATAAATTTTCCCCGCTGCCTCTTCGTTTAAGGCATTGGCTCCAAGACCGTATACGGTTTCCGTTGGAAACGCCACCAGACCACCGTTTCTTAATATTTCCGCAGGCTTCTTTAACAGTTCTTCCTCCGGCTGTTCTTTATCTTCTATTATAATTCGTTCTGT is a genomic window of Lacrimispora sphenoides containing:
- a CDS encoding L-threonylcarbamoyladenylate synthase, which produces MKTERIIIEDKEQPEEELLKKPAEILRNGGLVAFPTETVYGLGANALNEEAAGKIYAAKGRPSDNPLIAHIAAFDDLPPLVTVIPEAGRRLMEAFWPGPLTLIFPKSELVPYGTTGGLDTVAVRMPADPVANALIRLAGVPVAAPSANTSGRPSPTTADHVWQDMNGKIDMIVDGGAVGIGVESTIIDVSGDEPVILRPGAITQEMAFSVLGQEVPLDPAIVSGPMKADVRPKAPGMKYKHYAPKADLTLVEGETENVIRTINRLAEEKLSKGFRVGIICTEETKESYPEGMVRSMGLRAREETIAHNLYGVLREFDDLDADFIFSESFSRDHLGQAIMNRLTKAAGYHILNAGCKEDCVHD